One Halichondria panicea chromosome 6, odHalPani1.1, whole genome shotgun sequence genomic window carries:
- the LOC135337318 gene encoding methylmalonyl-CoA epimerase, mitochondrial-like, giving the protein MATQWRSVTKLLTQHLSSRLAAAPLAGATQLCRRQFSATPTPSQATPLKSWKLGRLNHVAIAVPDLEAATHLYRDVLGGEVSETMPLPEHGVYTVFVNLGNTKIELLHPLGENSPIESFLKKKPEGGMHHVCIEVDDIRAALKDLEGKVRALNHEPKIGAHGKPVVFLHPKDCNGVLVELEEA; this is encoded by the exons ATGGCTACTCAATGGAGATCAGTGACTAAACTACTCACACAACATCTGTCCAGTCGTCTGGCAGCTGCCCCTCTGGCTGGAGCAACACAG TTGTGCAGGAGACAGTTCTCagccacccccaccccctcacaagCCACGCCCCTCAAGTCCTGGAAACTGGGTCGTCTGAACCACGTTGCCATAGCAGTACCGGACCTGGAGGCGGCCACACATCTGTACAGGGATGTGCTGGGAGGGGAGGTCAGCGAGACAATG CCCCTACCTGAGCATGgcgtgtacacagtgtttgtgAATCTGGGGAACACTAAAATTGAG TTACTCCACCCCCTCGGTGAGAACAGTCCGATAGAGTCGTTCCTCAAGAAGAAACCAGAGGGAGGCATGCACCACGTCTGTATTGAG GTCGACGACATCAGAGCAGCTTTAAAGGACCTGGAAGGCAAAGTGAGGGCGCTCAACCATGAGCCGAAG atTGGAGCTCACGGAAAGCCTGTCGTGTTTCTCCATCCAAAGGACTGCAATGGAGTACTAGTTGAACTGGAAGAAGCATAG